In Risungbinella massiliensis, a single window of DNA contains:
- a CDS encoding alpha/beta hydrolase, whose amino-acid sequence MAKPELDRIGSVKSIINKIKENHPLTPGWMGACLLLASVSFLIYIVQGYYLLGTHGFGDFLTGALIFLLGIFLATGVIAGVLHIAKKMPTRYIWVTLTSVCLLIISFIGPLSLTAIVVVSIIIAVSVLGALLYRFFVGKYQKVKLFSKVIAILLAMIVLIFIGTGMYWLLDEGHADPMKPYWLKMMKAADRYQTNLENPTVQGSYPVHTLSYGSTNSYRKEFNQRGSLLTKPVNGSAFIENWSSIRTDTFGFGPDKMPLNGLVWYPEGKGPFPLIVAVHGNHIATDYSDPGYEYLGKLLASRGYIFVSIDQNFLNTSPYDDLFMFRVLEQENLARGWLILEHLKTWEKWNKIKSTPFFEKVDMSRIALIGHSRGGEAVTVATAFNQLDANPENGNIKFNYHFGIRSVISIAGTDQQYKPTGKPIFLKDLNYLAIQGSHDMDVSSFDSASQYSRINFSGGSDYFKSSVYIYRANHGQFNSKWGKIDGVGLGNKLYNIGQLMSQEEQQQAAKVLISSFLDATIKGKNEYKQIFQDIGYAQRWLPDTMYISNYWDSHTELISSFDEDINLESTTLTGGRLIGENLKAWKEEKVEMKFTSELYSAVRLEWNHEKTSNVPSYTADLTNSQLDVRNNSSVVFSMANADDEKSSEENDSLIDLTIKVVDKNGDQATLPLSSVTHLLPMLEGKIIKWPFTSFSPTKEPVFQNFSFRLADFQKVNPNFDPDQLSNISFVFDRSKKGTVLINDIGIRNKDVARRENILEKE is encoded by the coding sequence ATGGCAAAACCGGAACTGGATAGGATAGGGTCTGTCAAATCGATTATAAATAAAATCAAGGAAAACCATCCGTTAACGCCTGGGTGGATGGGAGCTTGCTTATTACTTGCTTCCGTTTCGTTTTTAATCTACATTGTCCAAGGATATTATTTGTTGGGAACACATGGTTTTGGTGATTTCTTAACTGGGGCACTAATCTTCTTGCTCGGAATCTTTCTAGCAACTGGTGTGATTGCAGGGGTGTTGCATATAGCCAAGAAAATGCCAACACGTTACATTTGGGTGACACTTACTTCGGTTTGCTTGTTGATCATCAGCTTCATTGGCCCACTGTCATTGACTGCCATTGTTGTAGTATCGATCATCATTGCGGTTTCTGTATTAGGGGCACTTCTTTATCGGTTCTTTGTAGGGAAATACCAGAAGGTTAAGCTTTTTTCGAAAGTGATCGCAATTTTGTTAGCAATGATCGTTTTGATTTTCATAGGCACTGGTATGTACTGGCTACTAGATGAAGGTCATGCGGACCCGATGAAACCGTACTGGCTAAAAATGATGAAAGCAGCAGACCGTTACCAAACAAATTTGGAGAATCCGACTGTACAGGGATCATATCCAGTACACACATTGTCTTATGGTAGCACGAACAGCTACCGTAAAGAATTCAATCAGAGAGGATCTCTTTTGACCAAACCAGTGAATGGGTCTGCTTTTATAGAAAACTGGTCATCGATTCGAACGGATACATTTGGCTTCGGACCAGATAAGATGCCGCTCAATGGATTGGTTTGGTATCCTGAAGGAAAGGGACCGTTTCCGTTAATTGTTGCCGTTCATGGCAATCATATTGCAACTGACTATTCTGATCCAGGATACGAATATTTAGGCAAACTTCTAGCAAGTCGTGGTTATATCTTTGTATCGATCGATCAAAATTTCCTCAATACATCACCTTATGATGATTTGTTTATGTTTCGTGTGTTGGAGCAAGAAAATTTAGCCAGGGGTTGGCTAATACTGGAGCATCTCAAAACTTGGGAAAAATGGAACAAAATCAAGTCAACTCCCTTCTTCGAAAAAGTGGATATGAGTCGAATTGCGCTCATCGGCCATTCTCGGGGTGGCGAAGCGGTTACGGTCGCTACTGCATTCAATCAATTAGATGCTAATCCTGAAAATGGGAATATCAAGTTCAACTATCATTTTGGGATCCGTTCCGTTATTTCGATTGCAGGCACTGATCAGCAATACAAACCTACGGGAAAGCCAATTTTCTTAAAAGATTTGAATTATTTGGCGATACAAGGCTCTCATGATATGGATGTCAGCTCGTTTGACAGTGCCAGCCAATATAGCCGGATCAATTTTTCCGGTGGTAGTGATTATTTCAAATCATCAGTATACATTTACAGGGCAAACCACGGTCAGTTTAACAGTAAATGGGGAAAAATCGATGGTGTAGGACTCGGAAATAAACTATACAATATCGGTCAGCTAATGTCACAAGAAGAGCAGCAACAGGCGGCCAAGGTACTCATTTCATCCTTCTTAGATGCAACGATAAAAGGAAAAAACGAGTACAAACAAATCTTTCAAGATATCGGTTACGCTCAACGATGGCTTCCAGATACAATGTACATTAGTAACTACTGGGATTCTCATACGGAACTAATTAGTTCTTTCGATGAAGATATCAATCTAGAGAGTACAACTCTTACGGGCGGAAGGCTAATAGGGGAGAATCTGAAGGCATGGAAGGAAGAAAAGGTCGAGATGAAGTTCACTTCTGAATTGTACAGCGCGGTACGTCTCGAGTGGAACCATGAAAAAACATCTAATGTCCCCAGCTATACGGCTGATTTGACGAATAGCCAACTTGATGTACGGAATAATAGTTCCGTTGTCTTTTCAATGGCCAACGCTGATGATGAGAAGAGTAGTGAAGAGAACGATTCACTTATCGATTTAACTATAAAAGTTGTTGATAAAAATGGCGACCAAGCAACTCTTCCGCTCAGCAGTGTAACTCATTTACTCCCAATGTTGGAAGGGAAAATTATTAAATGGCCATTTACTTCTTTTTCACCAACAAAGGAACCTGTGTTTCAAAATTTTTCATTTCGATTGGCCGATTTTCAAAAGGTAAACCCAAATTTTGATCCAGATCAATTGAGCAATATCAGTTTTGTTTTCGATCGATCGAAAAAAGGTACCGTATTGATCAATGATATTGGCATTCGAAACAAAGATGTTGCTAGAAGGGAAAACATCTTAGAAAAAGAATAA
- a CDS encoding cytochrome P450 family protein, whose product MKTTFNVFSPEFKKHAHFFYAQIRKNRPVYPAKMPDGNQAWFVTTYQHALEVVKDPRFIKDPHVFLENSIINAHHDNYREIIMSHMLNTDPPDHTRIRRLVQPSFTPQAIKARKEIIEALANKLIAQIEKRGTKEFSLIRDFAFPLPFLVIAKMLGVPSDDHEQFKMWSNTIIEALNDPKSIQKAQPHYQAFFDYIKDLVAERKRDLRDDLIASWIRAEEEGDKLNEKELYAMIFLLIIAGHETTVNLIGNGVLAFMENREQWEKLKENPDLIPNAVEEVLRYYSPVEVATTRWAKEDLVLGGEQISKGETVFLVLGSINRDENLVTNGDVFDISRTPNKHMAFGHGIHVCLGAPLARLEGEIVFRTLINKMPNLELAVPVEEIKYRPGILIRGVTELPVKY is encoded by the coding sequence TTGAAGACAACTTTCAACGTCTTTTCGCCAGAATTCAAAAAACACGCCCATTTTTTCTATGCCCAAATTCGTAAAAATAGACCAGTGTATCCTGCAAAAATGCCAGATGGAAATCAAGCGTGGTTTGTTACTACCTACCAACACGCTTTAGAAGTAGTGAAGGACCCTCGCTTTATTAAAGATCCTCACGTATTTCTTGAAAATAGCATTATAAACGCACACCACGATAACTATCGGGAAATTATCATGAGTCATATGTTAAATACTGATCCGCCAGATCATACGCGAATCCGAAGATTAGTACAACCGTCTTTTACCCCTCAAGCAATTAAAGCTCGCAAAGAAATAATTGAGGCATTAGCTAATAAATTAATAGCTCAAATCGAAAAACGGGGAACCAAAGAGTTTTCCCTGATTCGAGACTTTGCATTTCCCTTACCATTTTTGGTGATCGCTAAGATGCTAGGAGTTCCAAGTGACGACCATGAACAGTTTAAGATGTGGTCTAATACCATTATAGAGGCTCTCAATGATCCTAAGTCAATCCAGAAAGCACAACCTCACTACCAAGCGTTTTTTGATTATATAAAAGATTTAGTAGCTGAGCGAAAAAGGGATCTCCGTGATGATTTAATCGCTTCTTGGATCCGAGCAGAAGAGGAGGGAGATAAGTTAAATGAGAAGGAATTATACGCAATGATTTTTCTCCTTATCATCGCCGGACATGAGACTACTGTAAATCTCATTGGCAATGGTGTTTTAGCCTTTATGGAAAACCGAGAGCAATGGGAGAAGTTAAAAGAAAATCCGGATTTGATTCCTAATGCAGTCGAAGAGGTTTTACGGTACTACAGCCCTGTAGAGGTAGCAACTACCAGATGGGCAAAAGAAGATCTTGTACTTGGAGGTGAACAGATCAGCAAAGGGGAGACGGTCTTCTTAGTACTTGGATCGATTAACCGAGATGAAAATCTTGTCACAAATGGAGATGTCTTTGATATTTCGAGAACTCCTAATAAACATATGGCATTTGGGCATGGAATCCATGTTTGTTTGGGAGCACCTCTAGCAAGATTAGAAGGAGAAATAGTGTTTCGAACACTGATTAACAAAATGCCTAATTTAGAGTTAGCTGTACCAGTAGAAGAAATAAAGTACCGTCCTGGTATTTTAATAAGAGGAGTTACAGAATTACCAGTTAAATATTAA
- a CDS encoding nitric oxide synthase oxygenase: protein MNKNMLFLEAASFIYSCYDELGKDLHETQRRVEEVKKEIEATGHYEHTYEELAHGAKMAWRNSNRCIGRLFWNRLDVFDARELDNAEDVYHSLLDHIQYATNDGEIRPCITVYKPEQQNGQVPVRIWNHQLVRYAGYETDQGIIGDSASVEFTKVCLELGWQGEGTHFDILPLVIQMNEGQPQYFDIPKDMVLEVPIQHPELDLFQDFPVKWYAVPIISEMRMEIGGINYVAAPFNGWYMGTEIGARNLSDDNRYNLLPVVAKEMGLDTSSSSSLWKDKALVELNVAVLHSFRKLGVTIVDHHTAAQQFKAFEKNEDKSGRATTGDWTWLIPPVSPATTHIFHRGYDNKDQKPNYYYQPVPYK, encoded by the coding sequence ATGAATAAAAATATGTTGTTTTTAGAAGCGGCAAGTTTTATATATTCTTGCTATGATGAATTAGGAAAGGATTTGCATGAGACTCAACGAAGAGTTGAGGAAGTAAAAAAAGAAATTGAAGCAACAGGACACTATGAACATACATATGAAGAGTTAGCACATGGGGCAAAAATGGCATGGCGAAACTCAAATCGTTGTATTGGACGATTATTTTGGAACCGGCTAGATGTATTTGATGCACGTGAACTCGATAATGCAGAAGACGTCTATCACTCTTTATTAGACCACATTCAATATGCAACAAATGACGGAGAGATCCGACCATGCATAACTGTTTATAAACCAGAACAACAAAATGGACAAGTACCTGTTCGTATCTGGAATCATCAATTGGTTCGCTATGCAGGATATGAAACAGATCAAGGAATTATTGGTGACTCCGCCTCAGTTGAATTTACGAAAGTTTGTTTGGAGTTGGGATGGCAAGGTGAAGGAACTCACTTCGATATTCTCCCCCTCGTAATTCAGATGAATGAAGGACAACCTCAATATTTTGATATCCCAAAAGATATGGTACTGGAGGTACCGATTCAACATCCTGAGTTAGATCTATTTCAAGACTTTCCAGTGAAATGGTATGCTGTTCCTATTATTTCGGAAATGCGCATGGAAATAGGCGGGATTAACTATGTAGCAGCTCCATTCAACGGATGGTATATGGGTACCGAGATTGGAGCTAGAAACTTATCCGATGATAATCGTTATAATCTTTTACCGGTTGTAGCAAAGGAAATGGGTCTAGATACAAGCTCAAGCTCTTCTTTGTGGAAAGATAAAGCTTTAGTCGAACTAAATGTGGCTGTGTTGCATTCTTTCCGTAAGCTTGGAGTCACCATAGTAGACCATCATACTGCAGCTCAACAGTTCAAAGCATTTGAAAAAAATGAAGATAAATCTGGACGAGCCACTACAGGCGACTGGACATGGCTAATCCCACCAGTCTCCCCTGCTACTACTCATATCTTCCACCGTGGATACGATAATAAAGATCAAAAACCAAACTACTATTATCAACCAGTTCCATACAAGTAG
- a CDS encoding TetR/AcrR family transcriptional regulator: MIKVDRRIARTQEAIKKAFLELMSEKNFNSITIQDISDRANINRATVYLHYFDKFDLLDKIIEEHISNMAKFCKLEAEMDWIEATVLCMEYLESNYLFFSTMLASGGAPYFRSRFVQHNIEEFKKDVDVTKGTNLGQNEDIVAEFVANAYVGVVEWWLKNGMPYPPQEMAEKVGDLLDRII; this comes from the coding sequence ATGATAAAAGTAGATAGAAGGATAGCAAGAACCCAAGAAGCAATAAAAAAAGCATTCCTTGAATTGATGTCTGAGAAAAATTTCAATAGCATTACCATTCAGGATATTTCTGACAGGGCAAATATTAACCGTGCAACTGTTTATCTTCATTACTTCGATAAATTTGATCTGTTGGATAAGATCATCGAAGAACATATCAGTAACATGGCTAAATTTTGTAAGTTAGAAGCTGAAATGGATTGGATTGAAGCGACTGTACTCTGCATGGAATATCTTGAAAGTAATTATTTATTTTTTTCGACGATGTTGGCAAGTGGAGGAGCTCCGTATTTTCGTAGCCGGTTTGTTCAACATAATATCGAAGAATTCAAAAAAGACGTAGATGTAACAAAAGGCACGAATCTCGGTCAAAATGAAGATATAGTTGCCGAATTTGTTGCAAATGCTTACGTAGGTGTAGTGGAATGGTGGCTAAAAAATGGCATGCCTTATCCACCGCAGGAAATGGCAGAAAAAGTGGGGGATTTATTAGACAGGATTATTTAG
- a CDS encoding HAMP domain-containing sensor histidine kinase encodes MRHKPKIFDTLVRNYIFFSLTVGVSVFFLLLYFVERTNQQMPDTETPQLKASEIVLQYDANIPSKTLEAFHGWLEILDENLQIVDVKGNKVDRTTSYSEKELNSLFYDVKDNPYYVSIAPFRTNGGKTWYGLVKIPKDNISMDFTVNDEKEEIWIVFWQSLSETGLLFALLFGINVYVYSRWTAVKITNPLNEITSGIRSIAGGRYHERLHFKASYELVQIQENFNLMAEKLENAEKEKLLLEESKQRMLVHISHDLKTPITTIQGYAKALQLGMIEEESKKQRTISLIHDKAQLVAELIDDVFELFKLDSSDYPLKTQAVDIAEFIREIAAEYYDQFEDKQFSFEYEIPSWEVIVLFNRKLLYRAISNLLSNALKYNPKETHVRVALIDESKEIRIEVVDNGIGIPDHWRDKVFDAFVRGDAARKSDGGTGLGLTIAKHIVEKHDGCLRLNTSDGTTRFEITLPKMGFDV; translated from the coding sequence ATGCGCCATAAACCAAAAATTTTCGACACGCTCGTCCGAAACTACATCTTCTTTTCCTTAACAGTAGGTGTTAGTGTATTTTTCCTACTCCTCTATTTTGTTGAGCGGACTAACCAGCAAATGCCTGATACAGAAACCCCTCAGTTAAAGGCGAGTGAGATCGTCCTGCAATATGATGCCAACATCCCTTCGAAAACACTAGAGGCATTTCATGGTTGGCTGGAGATTCTCGACGAAAACTTACAGATTGTAGATGTCAAAGGAAACAAGGTGGACCGCACAACTTCTTATTCAGAAAAGGAACTGAATAGTCTATTTTATGATGTAAAAGATAATCCCTATTATGTATCAATAGCTCCTTTTCGGACGAATGGAGGAAAGACTTGGTATGGGCTTGTCAAAATACCTAAAGACAACATCAGTATGGATTTTACAGTAAATGATGAGAAGGAAGAAATCTGGATAGTTTTTTGGCAGTCTTTATCAGAAACCGGACTCTTGTTTGCTCTTCTGTTTGGAATCAACGTCTATGTGTACAGCAGATGGACGGCTGTCAAAATCACGAATCCTTTAAATGAAATCACTTCAGGAATACGTAGTATTGCTGGCGGACGTTATCATGAACGACTACACTTTAAGGCTAGCTACGAGCTGGTACAAATTCAGGAAAATTTCAATTTAATGGCAGAAAAACTAGAAAATGCAGAAAAGGAAAAACTATTGTTAGAGGAAAGTAAGCAGCGCATGCTTGTTCATATATCCCATGACTTAAAAACTCCGATCACTACGATTCAAGGTTATGCAAAGGCGCTACAACTTGGTATGATTGAAGAGGAATCGAAGAAACAAAGAACGATTAGCCTCATCCACGACAAAGCCCAACTTGTTGCGGAGTTAATTGACGATGTGTTCGAGTTATTCAAACTCGATAGTTCAGACTACCCTCTTAAAACGCAAGCAGTGGACATCGCTGAATTTATTCGAGAAATTGCTGCCGAATATTATGACCAGTTCGAGGATAAGCAATTTTCTTTTGAATATGAAATTCCTTCGTGGGAAGTTATTGTTTTGTTTAATAGAAAGCTACTATATCGTGCCATCTCGAATCTGTTATCTAACGCGTTAAAATATAACCCGAAAGAAACGCATGTACGGGTCGCATTGATCGATGAAAGTAAAGAGATTCGTATTGAAGTTGTAGACAACGGGATCGGCATTCCAGATCATTGGCGAGACAAGGTGTTTGATGCGTTTGTCCGGGGCGATGCGGCGAGAAAAAGCGATGGCGGAACTGGGCTTGGGTTAACGATCGCTAAACATATTGTAGAAAAGCATGATGGTTGTCTTCGATTAAATACGAGCGATGGAACAACGAGGTTTGAAATAACACTACCAAAGATGGGATTTGATGTTTAG
- a CDS encoding SDR family NAD(P)-dependent oxidoreductase has translation MATNFYGIYHVIRSFIPIMEKQGYGRIINVSSEYGAMSEMSYPGVGAYKLSKFALNGLTRLVAAEINGDIKINAVDPGWVSTDMGGPSAPRTPEQAAESLLWLATTGPEGPNGEFFRDRKRIDW, from the coding sequence ATGGCTACCAATTTCTATGGAATTTACCATGTAATCCGTTCCTTTATTCCCATTATGGAAAAACAAGGCTATGGGAGAATTATTAATGTTTCCTCAGAATATGGGGCGATGAGCGAAATGTCATATCCAGGAGTAGGAGCTTATAAGTTGTCTAAATTTGCACTAAATGGGTTGACACGATTGGTGGCTGCAGAAATCAATGGTGATATCAAAATAAATGCGGTCGATCCGGGTTGGGTAAGTACAGATATGGGTGGACCATCTGCTCCAAGAACTCCTGAGCAAGCTGCTGAGTCTCTCCTTTGGTTAGCTACTACAGGACCTGAAGGACCTAACGGGGAATTCTTTAGAGATAGAAAACGAATCGATTGGTAG
- a CDS encoding response regulator transcription factor: MRKTILIVDDEPDIVDLLKLFLEKEYVILEASNGQEAIHLFAQASIDIAIIDIMMPHIDGFELLQWIRKHSKLPVIILSARNQDMDKIVGLGLGADDFISKPFNPLEVVARIQAQLRRTYEFNEPLLVQPSARETSVGDLTLDHDACLLYKRGKVITLSAIEYKLLKLFMDKPGRIFTKKQIFENVWSYQYLADDNTIMVQISRLRDKIEDSPRVPTYLITVRGLGYRFAKKDELNAP, from the coding sequence GTGCGTAAAACGATTTTAATTGTCGATGATGAGCCGGACATCGTTGACTTACTAAAACTGTTTTTGGAAAAGGAATACGTCATTTTGGAAGCAAGTAATGGTCAGGAGGCCATTCACTTATTTGCTCAAGCTTCAATCGATATAGCAATTATCGATATTATGATGCCGCATATTGACGGCTTTGAACTTCTTCAGTGGATTCGAAAACATTCTAAACTACCAGTTATTATTCTATCGGCGCGAAATCAAGACATGGATAAAATCGTCGGGCTTGGCTTGGGGGCAGATGATTTTATCTCAAAGCCGTTTAATCCATTAGAAGTAGTGGCACGCATCCAAGCTCAGCTACGCAGAACATATGAGTTCAATGAACCACTGCTGGTTCAACCAAGCGCTCGTGAGACATCTGTTGGCGATTTAACACTGGATCACGATGCTTGCCTCTTATATAAACGGGGAAAGGTGATTACCCTTAGTGCGATCGAATATAAACTTTTAAAGCTATTTATGGACAAACCTGGTCGAATATTTACGAAAAAACAAATATTTGAGAATGTCTGGTCCTACCAATATTTAGCCGATGACAACACAATCATGGTGCAAATTAGCCGATTGCGAGACAAAATTGAAGATTCTCCCCGCGTACCTACCTATTTGATAACAGTTCGTGGGCTTGGCTATCGATTTGCCAAAAAGGATGAGCTCAATGCGCCATAA